From one Ctenopharyngodon idella isolate HZGC_01 chromosome 15, HZGC01, whole genome shotgun sequence genomic stretch:
- the LOC127495729 gene encoding zinc finger protein 420-like isoform X1: MEFIKEEIEDMSISEPSRIKDEDIEQQIDWMEMKPQKHELNEAEEEKQSIKTQRTKAKKPYTCSQCGTSFSLKGNLKTHIRIHTGEKPYTCTQCGKSFSQSSGLSYHLRIHSGEKPFNCDQCGKDFTSSANLKQHLKVHSDEKPYVCSLCGKSFSLLHSFKQHQKTHNEVRDHVCFDCGKSFTRATDLEQHQRIHTGERPYKCSYCDKSFTQSTHLKSHERDHTGEKPYHCTQCEKNFRCKNDLNYHLLRHSGEKPFNCDQCGKKFISSSNLKQHLKVHSDEKPYVCSLCGKSFSRMNSFKLHQKTHNEVRDHVCLKCGKSFTRATDLEQHQKIHTGEKPYKCSSCVKSFARSGQLKIHERLHTGERPYKCSYCDRSFTHVGNLKLHERLHTGEKPYKCSYCEKSFARSESLKSHERVHTGEKPHHCTQCEKSFNRLSSLHNHMKICCK, from the exons atggagtttattaaagaggagattgaagacatgAGTATTTcagaaccatccagaataaaagatgaagatattgagcagcaaatag actGGATGGAGATGAAACCGCAAAAACATGAACTGAATGAAGCAGAGGAGGAAAAGCAGAGCATCAAAACTCAAAGAACAAAAGCTAAAAAGCCGTacacctgctctcagtgtggaacgAGTTTCAGTCTAAAAGGAAACCTTAAGACACAcataagaattcacactggagaaaaaccatatacatgcactcagtgtggaaagagtttttctcaATCATCAGGTCTCAGTTATCATCTACGGATTCATTCTGGAGAAAaaccatttaactgtgatcagtgtggtaaagatTTTACTTCATCAGCAAATCTAAAACAAcacctgaaagttcattcagatgagaagccttatgtgtgttctctctgtggaaagagtttttcattGCTGCACAGTTTTAAACAgcaccagaaaacacataatgaagtgagagatcatgtgtgttttgactgtgggaagagctttactaGAGCTACCGATCTGGAACAgcaccaaagaattcatactggagaaagaccttacaagtgctcatattgtgacaagagtttcactcaATCTACACacctgaaatcacatgagcgagatcatactggagagaagccgtaccacTGTACTCAGTGTGAGAAGAATTTCAGATGTAAAAATGATCTCAATTATCATCTGCTCCGTCACTCTGGAGAAAAgccatttaactgtgatcagtgtggtaaaaAGTTCATTTCATCATCAAATCTAAAACAAcacctgaaagttcattcagatgagaagccttatgtgtgttctctctgtggaaagagtttttcaaggatgaacagttttaaactgcaccagaaaacacataatgaagtgagagatcatgtgtgtttgaagtgtgggaagagctttacgAGAGCTACTGATCTGGAACAGCACCAAaaaattcatactggagaaaaaccttacaagtgctcatcTTGTGTCAAGAGTTTCGCTCGGTCTGGACAACTGAAAATACATGAGCGACTTCATACGGGAGAAagaccttacaagtgctcatattgtgacagGAGTTTCACTCACGTTGGGAACCTGAAATTACATGAGCgacttcatactggagaaaaaccttacaagtgctcatattgtgagAAGAGTTTCGCTCGTTCTGAAAGcctgaaatcacatgagcgagttcatacaggagagaagccgcaccactgtactcagtgtgagaagagtttTAACCGTTTATCAAGCCTTCACAATCATATGAAAATATGTTGCAAGTGA
- the LOC127495729 gene encoding zinc finger protein 420-like isoform X6 produces the protein MEFIKEEIEDTSISEPSRIKHEDTEEQIDWMEMKPQKHELNEAEEEKQSIKTQRTKAKKPYTCSQCGTSFSLKGNLKTHIRIHTGEKPYTCTQCGKSFSQSSGLSYHLRIHSGEKPFNCDQCGKDFTSSANLKQHLKVHSDEKPYVCSLCGKSFSLLHSFKQHQKTHNEVRDHVCFDCGKSFTRATDLEQHQRIHTGERPYKCSYCDKSFTQSTHLKSHERDHTGEKPYHCTQCEKNFRCKNDLNYHLLRHSGEKPFNCDQCGKKFISSSNLKQHLKVHSDEKPYVCSLCGKSFSRMNSFKLHQKTHNEVRDHVCLKCGKSFTRATDLEQHQKIHTGEKPYKCSSCVKSFARSGQLKIHERLHTGERPYKCSYCDRSFTHVGNLKLHERLHTGEKPYKCSYCEKSFARSESLKSHERVHTGEKPHHCTQCEKSFNRLSSLHNHMKICCK, from the coding sequence actGGATGGAGATGAAACCGCAAAAACATGAACTGAATGAAGCAGAGGAGGAAAAGCAGAGCATCAAAACTCAAAGAACAAAAGCTAAAAAGCCGTacacctgctctcagtgtggaacgAGTTTCAGTCTAAAAGGAAACCTTAAGACACAcataagaattcacactggagaaaaaccatatacatgcactcagtgtggaaagagtttttctcaATCATCAGGTCTCAGTTATCATCTACGGATTCATTCTGGAGAAAaaccatttaactgtgatcagtgtggtaaagatTTTACTTCATCAGCAAATCTAAAACAAcacctgaaagttcattcagatgagaagccttatgtgtgttctctctgtggaaagagtttttcattGCTGCACAGTTTTAAACAgcaccagaaaacacataatgaagtgagagatcatgtgtgttttgactgtgggaagagctttactaGAGCTACCGATCTGGAACAgcaccaaagaattcatactggagaaagaccttacaagtgctcatattgtgacaagagtttcactcaATCTACACacctgaaatcacatgagcgagatcatactggagagaagccgtaccacTGTACTCAGTGTGAGAAGAATTTCAGATGTAAAAATGATCTCAATTATCATCTGCTCCGTCACTCTGGAGAAAAgccatttaactgtgatcagtgtggtaaaaAGTTCATTTCATCATCAAATCTAAAACAAcacctgaaagttcattcagatgagaagccttatgtgtgttctctctgtggaaagagtttttcaaggatgaacagttttaaactgcaccagaaaacacataatgaagtgagagatcatgtgtgtttgaagtgtgggaagagctttacgAGAGCTACTGATCTGGAACAGCACCAAaaaattcatactggagaaaaaccttacaagtgctcatcTTGTGTCAAGAGTTTCGCTCGGTCTGGACAACTGAAAATACATGAGCGACTTCATACGGGAGAAagaccttacaagtgctcatattgtgacagGAGTTTCACTCACGTTGGGAACCTGAAATTACATGAGCgacttcatactggagaaaaaccttacaagtgctcatattgtgagAAGAGTTTCGCTCGTTCTGAAAGcctgaaatcacatgagcgagttcatacaggagagaagccgcaccactgtactcagtgtgagaagagtttTAACCGTTTATCAAGCCTTCACAATCATATGAAAATATGTTGCAAGTGA
- the LOC127495729 gene encoding zinc finger protein 420-like isoform X2: MEFIKEEIEDMSISEPSRIKHEDIEEQIDWMEMKPQKHELNEAEEEKQSIKTQRTKAKKPYTCSQCGTSFSLKGNLKTHIRIHTGEKPYTCTQCGKSFSQSSGLSYHLRIHSGEKPFNCDQCGKDFTSSANLKQHLKVHSDEKPYVCSLCGKSFSLLHSFKQHQKTHNEVRDHVCFDCGKSFTRATDLEQHQRIHTGERPYKCSYCDKSFTQSTHLKSHERDHTGEKPYHCTQCEKNFRCKNDLNYHLLRHSGEKPFNCDQCGKKFISSSNLKQHLKVHSDEKPYVCSLCGKSFSRMNSFKLHQKTHNEVRDHVCLKCGKSFTRATDLEQHQKIHTGEKPYKCSSCVKSFARSGQLKIHERLHTGERPYKCSYCDRSFTHVGNLKLHERLHTGEKPYKCSYCEKSFARSESLKSHERVHTGEKPHHCTQCEKSFNRLSSLHNHMKICCK; encoded by the exons atggagtttattaaagaggagattgaagacatgAGTATTTCAGAGccatccagaataaaacatgaagatattgAGGAACAAATAG actGGATGGAGATGAAACCGCAAAAACATGAACTGAATGAAGCAGAGGAGGAAAAGCAGAGCATCAAAACTCAAAGAACAAAAGCTAAAAAGCCGTacacctgctctcagtgtggaacgAGTTTCAGTCTAAAAGGAAACCTTAAGACACAcataagaattcacactggagaaaaaccatatacatgcactcagtgtggaaagagtttttctcaATCATCAGGTCTCAGTTATCATCTACGGATTCATTCTGGAGAAAaaccatttaactgtgatcagtgtggtaaagatTTTACTTCATCAGCAAATCTAAAACAAcacctgaaagttcattcagatgagaagccttatgtgtgttctctctgtggaaagagtttttcattGCTGCACAGTTTTAAACAgcaccagaaaacacataatgaagtgagagatcatgtgtgttttgactgtgggaagagctttactaGAGCTACCGATCTGGAACAgcaccaaagaattcatactggagaaagaccttacaagtgctcatattgtgacaagagtttcactcaATCTACACacctgaaatcacatgagcgagatcatactggagagaagccgtaccacTGTACTCAGTGTGAGAAGAATTTCAGATGTAAAAATGATCTCAATTATCATCTGCTCCGTCACTCTGGAGAAAAgccatttaactgtgatcagtgtggtaaaaAGTTCATTTCATCATCAAATCTAAAACAAcacctgaaagttcattcagatgagaagccttatgtgtgttctctctgtggaaagagtttttcaaggatgaacagttttaaactgcaccagaaaacacataatgaagtgagagatcatgtgtgtttgaagtgtgggaagagctttacgAGAGCTACTGATCTGGAACAGCACCAAaaaattcatactggagaaaaaccttacaagtgctcatcTTGTGTCAAGAGTTTCGCTCGGTCTGGACAACTGAAAATACATGAGCGACTTCATACGGGAGAAagaccttacaagtgctcatattgtgacagGAGTTTCACTCACGTTGGGAACCTGAAATTACATGAGCgacttcatactggagaaaaaccttacaagtgctcatattgtgagAAGAGTTTCGCTCGTTCTGAAAGcctgaaatcacatgagcgagttcatacaggagagaagccgcaccactgtactcagtgtgagaagagtttTAACCGTTTATCAAGCCTTCACAATCATATGAAAATATGTTGCAAGTGA
- the LOC127495729 gene encoding zinc finger protein 420-like isoform X5, whose product MEFIKEEIEDMSDPEPSRIKHEDTEEQIDWMEMKPQKHELNEAEEEKQSIKTQRTKAKKPYTCSQCGTSFSLKGNLKTHIRIHTGEKPYTCTQCGKSFSQSSGLSYHLRIHSGEKPFNCDQCGKDFTSSANLKQHLKVHSDEKPYVCSLCGKSFSLLHSFKQHQKTHNEVRDHVCFDCGKSFTRATDLEQHQRIHTGERPYKCSYCDKSFTQSTHLKSHERDHTGEKPYHCTQCEKNFRCKNDLNYHLLRHSGEKPFNCDQCGKKFISSSNLKQHLKVHSDEKPYVCSLCGKSFSRMNSFKLHQKTHNEVRDHVCLKCGKSFTRATDLEQHQKIHTGEKPYKCSSCVKSFARSGQLKIHERLHTGERPYKCSYCDRSFTHVGNLKLHERLHTGEKPYKCSYCEKSFARSESLKSHERVHTGEKPHHCTQCEKSFNRLSSLHNHMKICCK is encoded by the coding sequence actGGATGGAGATGAAACCGCAAAAACATGAACTGAATGAAGCAGAGGAGGAAAAGCAGAGCATCAAAACTCAAAGAACAAAAGCTAAAAAGCCGTacacctgctctcagtgtggaacgAGTTTCAGTCTAAAAGGAAACCTTAAGACACAcataagaattcacactggagaaaaaccatatacatgcactcagtgtggaaagagtttttctcaATCATCAGGTCTCAGTTATCATCTACGGATTCATTCTGGAGAAAaaccatttaactgtgatcagtgtggtaaagatTTTACTTCATCAGCAAATCTAAAACAAcacctgaaagttcattcagatgagaagccttatgtgtgttctctctgtggaaagagtttttcattGCTGCACAGTTTTAAACAgcaccagaaaacacataatgaagtgagagatcatgtgtgttttgactgtgggaagagctttactaGAGCTACCGATCTGGAACAgcaccaaagaattcatactggagaaagaccttacaagtgctcatattgtgacaagagtttcactcaATCTACACacctgaaatcacatgagcgagatcatactggagagaagccgtaccacTGTACTCAGTGTGAGAAGAATTTCAGATGTAAAAATGATCTCAATTATCATCTGCTCCGTCACTCTGGAGAAAAgccatttaactgtgatcagtgtggtaaaaAGTTCATTTCATCATCAAATCTAAAACAAcacctgaaagttcattcagatgagaagccttatgtgtgttctctctgtggaaagagtttttcaaggatgaacagttttaaactgcaccagaaaacacataatgaagtgagagatcatgtgtgtttgaagtgtgggaagagctttacgAGAGCTACTGATCTGGAACAGCACCAAaaaattcatactggagaaaaaccttacaagtgctcatcTTGTGTCAAGAGTTTCGCTCGGTCTGGACAACTGAAAATACATGAGCGACTTCATACGGGAGAAagaccttacaagtgctcatattgtgacagGAGTTTCACTCACGTTGGGAACCTGAAATTACATGAGCgacttcatactggagaaaaaccttacaagtgctcatattgtgagAAGAGTTTCGCTCGTTCTGAAAGcctgaaatcacatgagcgagttcatacaggagagaagccgcaccactgtactcagtgtgagaagagtttTAACCGTTTATCAAGCCTTCACAATCATATGAAAATATGTTGCAAGTGA
- the LOC127495729 gene encoding zinc finger protein 501-like isoform X4, whose translation MEFIKEEIEDTSDPEPSRIKHEETEEQIDWMEMKPQKHELNEAEEEKQSIKTQRTKAKKPYTCSQCGTSFSLKGNLKTHIRIHTGEKPYTCTQCGKSFSQSSGLSYHLRIHSGEKPFNCDQCGKDFTSSANLKQHLKVHSDEKPYVCSLCGKSFSLLHSFKQHQKTHNEVRDHVCFDCGKSFTRATDLEQHQRIHTGERPYKCSYCDKSFTQSTHLKSHERDHTGEKPYHCTQCEKNFRCKNDLNYHLLRHSGEKPFNCDQCGKKFISSSNLKQHLKVHSDEKPYVCSLCGKSFSRMNSFKLHQKTHNEVRDHVCLKCGKSFTRATDLEQHQKIHTGEKPYKCSSCVKSFARSGQLKIHERLHTGERPYKCSYCDRSFTHVGNLKLHERLHTGEKPYKCSYCEKSFARSESLKSHERVHTGEKPHHCTQCEKSFNRLSSLHNHMKICCK comes from the exons atggagtttattaaagaggagattgaagacacgagtgatccagaaccatccagaataaaacatgaagaaacTGAGGAACAAATAG actGGATGGAGATGAAACCGCAAAAACATGAACTGAATGAAGCAGAGGAGGAAAAGCAGAGCATCAAAACTCAAAGAACAAAAGCTAAAAAGCCGTacacctgctctcagtgtggaacgAGTTTCAGTCTAAAAGGAAACCTTAAGACACAcataagaattcacactggagaaaaaccatatacatgcactcagtgtggaaagagtttttctcaATCATCAGGTCTCAGTTATCATCTACGGATTCATTCTGGAGAAAaaccatttaactgtgatcagtgtggtaaagatTTTACTTCATCAGCAAATCTAAAACAAcacctgaaagttcattcagatgagaagccttatgtgtgttctctctgtggaaagagtttttcattGCTGCACAGTTTTAAACAgcaccagaaaacacataatgaagtgagagatcatgtgtgttttgactgtgggaagagctttactaGAGCTACCGATCTGGAACAgcaccaaagaattcatactggagaaagaccttacaagtgctcatattgtgacaagagtttcactcaATCTACACacctgaaatcacatgagcgagatcatactggagagaagccgtaccacTGTACTCAGTGTGAGAAGAATTTCAGATGTAAAAATGATCTCAATTATCATCTGCTCCGTCACTCTGGAGAAAAgccatttaactgtgatcagtgtggtaaaaAGTTCATTTCATCATCAAATCTAAAACAAcacctgaaagttcattcagatgagaagccttatgtgtgttctctctgtggaaagagtttttcaaggatgaacagttttaaactgcaccagaaaacacataatgaagtgagagatcatgtgtgtttgaagtgtgggaagagctttacgAGAGCTACTGATCTGGAACAGCACCAAaaaattcatactggagaaaaaccttacaagtgctcatcTTGTGTCAAGAGTTTCGCTCGGTCTGGACAACTGAAAATACATGAGCGACTTCATACGGGAGAAagaccttacaagtgctcatattgtgacagGAGTTTCACTCACGTTGGGAACCTGAAATTACATGAGCgacttcatactggagaaaaaccttacaagtgctcatattgtgagAAGAGTTTCGCTCGTTCTGAAAGcctgaaatcacatgagcgagttcatacaggagagaagccgcaccactgtactcagtgtgagaagagtttTAACCGTTTATCAAGCCTTCACAATCATATGAAAATATGTTGCAAGTGA
- the LOC127495729 gene encoding zinc finger protein 420-like isoform X3, with protein sequence MEFIKEEIEDMSDPEPSRIKHEDTEEQIDWMEMKPQKHELNEAEEEKQSIKTQRTKAKKPYTCSQCGTSFSLKGNLKTHIRIHTGEKPYTCTQCGKSFSQSSGLSYHLRIHSGEKPFNCDQCGKDFTSSANLKQHLKVHSDEKPYVCSLCGKSFSLLHSFKQHQKTHNEVRDHVCFDCGKSFTRATDLEQHQRIHTGERPYKCSYCDKSFTQSTHLKSHERDHTGEKPYHCTQCEKNFRCKNDLNYHLLRHSGEKPFNCDQCGKKFISSSNLKQHLKVHSDEKPYVCSLCGKSFSRMNSFKLHQKTHNEVRDHVCLKCGKSFTRATDLEQHQKIHTGEKPYKCSSCVKSFARSGQLKIHERLHTGERPYKCSYCDRSFTHVGNLKLHERLHTGEKPYKCSYCEKSFARSESLKSHERVHTGEKPHHCTQCEKSFNRLSSLHNHMKICCK encoded by the exons atggagtttattaaagaggagattgaagacatgagtgatccagaaccatccagaataaaacatgaagatactgaggaacaaatag actGGATGGAGATGAAACCGCAAAAACATGAACTGAATGAAGCAGAGGAGGAAAAGCAGAGCATCAAAACTCAAAGAACAAAAGCTAAAAAGCCGTacacctgctctcagtgtggaacgAGTTTCAGTCTAAAAGGAAACCTTAAGACACAcataagaattcacactggagaaaaaccatatacatgcactcagtgtggaaagagtttttctcaATCATCAGGTCTCAGTTATCATCTACGGATTCATTCTGGAGAAAaaccatttaactgtgatcagtgtggtaaagatTTTACTTCATCAGCAAATCTAAAACAAcacctgaaagttcattcagatgagaagccttatgtgtgttctctctgtggaaagagtttttcattGCTGCACAGTTTTAAACAgcaccagaaaacacataatgaagtgagagatcatgtgtgttttgactgtgggaagagctttactaGAGCTACCGATCTGGAACAgcaccaaagaattcatactggagaaagaccttacaagtgctcatattgtgacaagagtttcactcaATCTACACacctgaaatcacatgagcgagatcatactggagagaagccgtaccacTGTACTCAGTGTGAGAAGAATTTCAGATGTAAAAATGATCTCAATTATCATCTGCTCCGTCACTCTGGAGAAAAgccatttaactgtgatcagtgtggtaaaaAGTTCATTTCATCATCAAATCTAAAACAAcacctgaaagttcattcagatgagaagccttatgtgtgttctctctgtggaaagagtttttcaaggatgaacagttttaaactgcaccagaaaacacataatgaagtgagagatcatgtgtgtttgaagtgtgggaagagctttacgAGAGCTACTGATCTGGAACAGCACCAAaaaattcatactggagaaaaaccttacaagtgctcatcTTGTGTCAAGAGTTTCGCTCGGTCTGGACAACTGAAAATACATGAGCGACTTCATACGGGAGAAagaccttacaagtgctcatattgtgacagGAGTTTCACTCACGTTGGGAACCTGAAATTACATGAGCgacttcatactggagaaaaaccttacaagtgctcatattgtgagAAGAGTTTCGCTCGTTCTGAAAGcctgaaatcacatgagcgagttcatacaggagagaagccgcaccactgtactcagtgtgagaagagtttTAACCGTTTATCAAGCCTTCACAATCATATGAAAATATGTTGCAAGTGA
- the LOC127495729 gene encoding zinc finger protein 27-like isoform X12 — translation MEFIKEEIEDTSDPEPSRIKHEETEEQIDWMEMKPQKHELNEEEEEKQSIKTQRTKANKPHTCSQCGTSFTQKVNLKIHIRIHTGEKPFTCSQCGKSFSQASGLSYHLRIHSGEKPFNCDQCGKDFTSSSNLNQHLKVHSDKKPYVCSLCGKSFSWLNSFKLHKKTHDEVRDHVCCDCGKSFTRATDLEQHQRIHTGEKPYKCKYCDKSFTQSGHLKSHERDHTGEKSYHCTQCEKSFTCKTGLNYHLLRHSGEKPFNCDQCGKDFISSSQLKLHLKVHSGEKPYVCSLCGKSFSRLDGFKLHQKTHDEARDHVCCDCGKSFTKAADLKRHQRIHTGEKPYKCSYCDKSFTQSTHLKSHERVHTGEKPYYCTPCGKSFTRLSSLHTHMKKCCKSGPVGVSITQ, via the exons atggagtttattaaagaggagattgaagacacgagtgatccagaaccatccagaataaaacatgaagaaacTGAGGAACAAATAG actGGATGGAGATGAAACCGCAAAAACATGAACTGaatgaagaagaggaggaaaagCAGAGCATCAAAACCCAAAGAACAAAAGCTAATAAGCCGCacacctgctctcagtgtggaacgagtttcacacaaaaagtaaaCCTAAAGATACAcataagaattcacactggagaaaaaccgtttacatgctctcagtgtggaaagagtttttctcaAGCATCAGGTCTCAGTTATCATCTACGCATTCATTCTGGAGAAAaaccatttaactgtgatcagtgtggtaaagatTTTACTTCATCGTCAAATCTAAATCAAcacctgaaagttcattcagataagaagccttatgtgtgttctctctgtggaaagagtttttcatggCTGAACAGTTTTAAACTTCACAAGAAAACACATGATGAAGtgagagatcatgtgtgttgtgactgtgggaagagctttacgAGAGCTACCGATCTGGAACAACAtcaaagaattcatactggagaaaaaccttacaagtgtaaatattgtgacaagagtttcactcaGTCTGGACacctgaaatcacatgagcgagatcatactggagagaaatcgtaccactgtactcagtgtgagaagagtttcACATGTAAAACTGGTCTCAATTATCATCTGCTCCGTCACTCTGGAGAAAAgccatttaactgtgatcagtgtggtaaagattttatttcatcATCACAGCTAAAACTACACCTGAAAGTTCATTCCGGTGAGaagccttatgtgtgttctctctgtggaaagagtttttcccGGCTGGATGGTTTTAAATtgcaccagaaaacacatgatgaagcgagagatcatgtgtgttgtgactgtgggaagagctttacgAAAGCGGCTGATCTGAAACGTcaccaaagaattcatactggagaaaaaccttacaagtgctcatattgtgacaagagtttcactcaGTCTACACACCTGAAATCACATGAacgagttcatactggagagaagccgtactaCTGTACTCcatgtgggaagagttttacACGTTTATCAAGCCTTCACACTCATATGAAAAAATGTTGCAA ATCTGGTCCTGTTGGCGTCAGTATCACACAGTGA